Below is a window of Clavibacter michiganensis subsp. tessellarius DNA.
GGCCGAGGCGGCGGGCGTGGTGACGTCCACGATCGTGCTGGCGGTGCTCCCGCCGTAGCCCACGACGCCGACGTAGGACGCGCCGGCGGCGAGACCCGACCACGAGGCCGTGTAGGTGGCCTTCTTCCCCGTGGTGACGGGGAGCGAGGCCGGTGAGACCGCGAACGCCCCCTCCCCTCCCGTGCCCTGCACGTCGTACGCCGTGAGGTCGTAGTCGACGCTCTTCGCCGAGCCCGCGAGGTTCGCGGCCTCCACGGTGACGACGTAGTCGCCGGCCGCCGGCGCCGGCACGACGATGCGCTCCGACAGCGACGACGTGTTCTGCAGCGTCACCAACGTGCGGTCGTCGTCGGTCTTGCCCGCCTTCTCCAGCTGCATCACGAGATCGGAGGCCCCGTCGACCGGCACCGCGTCGAGGACGAGCGCCTTCTCGCCCGCCTTCACCGTGATCTTGTTCTCGTCGCCCTCGGTGGTGCTGACGGTGCCCGTGTGACCGGTCTTCCCGTCGCCCAGCAGCTGGCCGCGCGCGAGCCCGGCGGTCGTCAGCGGGATCTTGCCCGTGATGCCGGCGTCGACGGACACGTCGACCTTCCCGCTCGTGCCGGTGCCGCCGACCGTCGCCGGGGCGGAGACCGCGGTCGGCCGCACCGCGATGGGGCTGCGGACGGTGCCGGCGGATCCGCTCCAGGTGAGCGAGCCGGTCGACCACGTGTCGGACGGCGCCCCGCGCTTCGCGGTGATGCGCACCTGGAAGGACTTCGTCTGGCCCGGAGCCGTGAACGTCAGCCGCGCGGGCGTGACCTTCACGTCCGCCTGGGACACCCCCTGGACGGATGCCGTCCAGGTGCCCGCGGTCAGCGACGTCACGGTGCGCGTGACGGTCGTGGATCCCAGGAGCTTCCCCACGCCGATGCTCGGCAGGTTCAGCTGGGACGGGGCGACCGGCGCCACCGGGTGCGGCAGCGCGAGCCCCGTGGCCGCGGCGTAGGCGGCCCAGTCCTTCGCGCCGCTCGGGTAGAAGAGGCCGGGCTGCAGGAACCGGTCCGGGGCGATCTGCCCCGCTCCCTGGGCGAAGGGATCGGTGACGGGCTTGCCGTCCGCGCCGACCGTGTCGGTCGCGGTCGTCATGATCGCCGACTTGACCTCCGCCGGCGAGGCCTTCGGGTGGACGCCGAGGTAGACGAGCCCGAATCCGGCGATGTGCGGCGAGGACATGGACGTGCCCGAGTACGCGGCGAAGGCGGGCTTGCCGCCGTCGTCGCTGATCGCGGCCAGGACGCCCACGCCCGGAGCCGTGACGTCCGGCTTGATGGTGTCCCCGCCGTCGACCACCTCCGAGGGGCCGCGGGAGCTGAAGCCCGCGACCTGCGGCGCGGGCCGCTCGACGCCCGTCGTGTTCCCCTTCGTCAGGGTCGCCGTGGCACCCGCCTTCGCCGCGTACGCGTCGATCGCGGCGTGCGAGTCGGCGTCGAGGTGCACCGTGGGGACGCTGTGGAGGTCGAGGTCCTCGGAGTCGGACTTCACGTTGCTGAGCACCATGCCGATGCCGCCCGCGCGCTTCACCTCCGCGCTCTTGTCGACGCGGGCGACCACGCCCCGGTCGCACAGCACGATGCGGCCGCGCACCTTGGCGGGGTCCAGCGTGCCGTCACCGCACAGCTCGGGGGACGTGGCGCCCTTCACCCCGGAGTCCGCCGCCCGCACGAGGGGTCCCTTCACCGGGGACCCCACGCTGACGGAGGCGCCGCTGAAGGCCGCCCCGCTGCCGAGGGTGACCGTCCCGGAGTAGTTGTCCGGCACGCTGCTGGCGGCGACGGTGGTGATCCACGGCTCCGGGTTGGAGAGCGTCCCGGCGTCGGGGCCGCTGTTGCCCGCCGACGCCGCGACGAAGACGCCGGCGTTCGCGGCGCCGAGCAGAGCGCGCTGGAACGTGTCCTCTGGCCTCCCCGCACCGCCGAGCGACATGTTGATCACGTCGACGCCGTCCGTCGTGGCCTGCTCGATCCCGGCGACGATGTCCGAGGTCGCGCAGCCGTCGTCGGTCTCCTTCTTGAGGTCGGGCCCACCCCAGCACACCTTGTAGGCCGCGATCTTCGCCGCGGGGGCGATGCCGGCGATGGTCTCCTGGACGGCGCCCGTGGTCGCCGTCACGCCCGCGTCGCCCGCGGCCGTGCTCGTGGTGTGGCTCCCGTGCCCGGCGGTGTCGAGCGGGGACACCTTCTCCTGCGGCCCGATCGGGCTGCCGCCCGCGGCCCAGCCGGCCTCGAACGCCCGTGCGCCGACGATCTTGGTGGAGCAGTCGTCGGCGGTGAACCCGTCGCCCGTCTGGCACGTCCCGTGGAAGACGGTGCCGTCGCCCTTGCGGAAGTCGATGCGGGATCCGTCGCGATACGGATCCGCCCCGGGCGTGGTCCCGAGGGGCGTACCCGCGAAGGAGGGGTTGTCGGGGGCGATGCCGGTGTCGAGCACGCCGATCACCGTGCCCTTGCCCGCCTCCCCGACGCCGCCCACCTTCGACCAGAGGCCCTTGTCGCCCTCGAGCCCGAGGAAGCGGGAGTCCGGCGTGGACATGGGGTGCATGATCCGGTCGGGCTCCACGCTCAGCACGCGGCTGTCGTGCGCGAGCGCCTGGACCTGGGCCGCCGTGAGCTTGGCCGAGAACCCGTCGACGGTGAGGGAGTACCGGTCGGTCGGGGTGACGCCCGCCGCGGTCGCCGCGGAGTCCTGGAGGTGCGTGAGGTGGTCGGAGTAGCGCTGGACGGCGTCCGACTGCGCGTCGAGCCGGGCGCCCGGGTCGACCTTCGTGCGCGCGAGCCCGTCGAGGGTGCCGTCGTACGCCGCGGCGGGCTGGTCCCGCAGGGTCACGAGGTAGCTGCCGTCCTTCGCGCCGACGGGGACGGACGCGGTCGGCGCGTCGTCCGCCGTGGCGGTCGTCGTGCCGGCGGCGACGAGCGCGAAGGCCAGGGCGCACGCGGCGAGGGGCCGGGTCGCGTGCAGCACGCGCCTCCTGCCGGGCGCGAGCGGGTCTCGATGGATGGGCATGGCTGTTCCCTCCTGTCGCCGGCGCACCGGCATCCGGATCCGCGGCGCACCTCGTGCGCTGCACGGCGGTCGCCGCCGTCGCGGACTCGCGTCGTCGACGCGATGGGGAGAACCGTAGGGAGGAATTCACAGCCCCCGTCGGCCCTCTGCACACGCGATGCGCACCCGGGCATGCGAGAGGCCCCGCCCCCGTATCGGGGGCGGGGCCTCTCGGCGTGCGGCGGCGTCGCGAGGACGTCCGCGGGATCAGGCCAGGCGCGCCTGCAGGTTGTCCGCGAGCGACGCGAGGAACTCCTCGGTCGTCTGGTACGGCTGGTCGGGCCCGACGAGGAGCGCGAGGTCCTTCGTCATCTTGCCGCTCTCGACCGTCGTGATGACGACGTCCTCGAGCGTGTCCGCGAACGTCTTGAGCGCGTCGTTGCCGTCGAGCTTGGCGCGGTGCGCGAGGCCCCGGGTCCAGGCGTAGATGGACGCGATCGGGTTCGTCGAGGTGGGCTTGCCCTGCTGGTGCTGGCGATAGTGGCGCGTGACCGTGCCGTGCGCGGCCTCCGCCTCGACGACCTTGCCGTCGGGCGTGGTGAGCACGCTCGTCATGAGGCCGAGCGAGCCGAAGCCCTGGGCCACGGTGTCGGACTGCACGTCGCCGTCGTAGTTCTTGCAGGCCCAGACGTAGCCGCCCTCCCACTTGAGCGAGGCGGCGACCATGTCGTCGATGAGGCGGTGCTCGTACGTGAGGCCGGCGGCCGCGAACTGCTCGGCGTACTCGGCCTCGAAGACCTCCTGGAACAGGTCCTTGAAGCGGCCGTCGTAGGCCTTGAGGATCGTGTTCTTCGTGGAGAGGTACACGGGGTAGTTGCGGGCGAGGCCGTAGGACAGCGAGGCGCGCGCGAAGTCGCGGATCGAGTCGTCGAGGTTGTACATGCCCATCGCGACGCCGGATCCGGGGCTCTGGAACACCTCGAACTGCTGCGGCTCGGAGCCGTCCTTCGGGGTGAACGTCATCGTGAGCGTGCCCTCGCCCTCGAAGCGGAAGTCGGTGGCGCGGTACTGGTCGCCGAACGCGTGGCGGCCGACGATGATCGGCTTGTTCCAGCCGGGCACGAGGCGCGGGATGTTGCTGATGATGATGGGCTCGCGGAAGATCGTGCCGCCCAGGATGTTGCGGATGGTGCCGTTCGGCGAGCGCCACATCTTCTTGAGGCCGAACTCCTCGACGCGCGCCTCGTCGGGCGTGATCGTCGCGCACTTGACGCCGACGCCGTGCTTCTTGATGGCGTTCGCCGCGTCGATCGTGATCTGGTCGTCGGTCTCGTCGCGCTTCTCGATGCCCAGGTCGTAGTACTCGAGGTCGATGTCGAGGTACGGGTGGATGAGCGTGTCCTTGATGGACTGCCAGATGATGCGCGTCATCTCGTCGCCGTCGAGCTCGACGACGGTCCCCTCTACCTTGATCTTCTCCACGAAGTCCTCCTCATGCTCGTCGGTGCCCTCCGTCCGCGCGTCTCCGTCGGCGCGCGGCGGGTCCGGCTCGTCGCCGGTGGATCCGTCGGCCAGCCTACCCGGCGAGGTGGTTGTCTCGACATCGAGACATCCCGGATCCCGTGATCCGGCGGGGCCCGCGGCGTCCTGGCCCGGCCGGGCGCCGGACGATACTGTGTGCGCATGAGCGACATGACACTCGAAGAGCTGAGCGCCCGCACGATCGTGGCGGCCAACACGCTGACGCTCAAGCCGGGGCAGGAGAACTACGTCGCCCCCGTGTCGCACTCCATCGCCGAGGCGTACGTGAACCCCACCACCGCCTGGCCGCGCGTGGTCGTGGAGGACGGCGAGGTCGTCGGCTTCATCATGGGCAACTTCGACCCCGAGGCGCACGAGGAGATCTTCCGCAGCTGCATCTGGCGCATCAACGTCGATGCGGACGCGCAGGGCCACGGCGTCGGCCGCTTCGCCGTGCTCTCGCTCGCCGACGAGGCGCGCTCGCGTGGCTTCGACCGCCTCACCGTCGTGTGGGAGCCGGGCGAGGACGGGCCGGAGGAGTTCTTCACGCACGTGGGCTTCGAGGTCATCGGCGAGACCCAGTACGGCGAGGCCATCGGCGCGCTGGCGCTCTAGCGCGTGGCCGTCTTCACGACGCCGGGCGAGTACACCGACCGCGTCCTCGAGGTCGTGGCGGAGATCCCGGCCGGCCGGGTCATGACCTACGGCGACGTCGCCGCCGTCTTCGGCCGTCGCGGCGCCCGCGCCGTCGGCATGGTGATGCGGTACCACGGCTCGGGGCTCCCCTGGTGGCGCGTGCTCCGGGCGGGCGGGCACCCGCCGACCGGCCTCGCGGACGAGGCGCGGCCCCGGTACGAGGCGGAGGGCACCCCGCTCCTCGACGCTCCTACGGACGCGGGCTACCGGGTGGACCTGGAGGCGGCGCGCTGGTTCCCGTGACGGGCTGAGGGGCGGCGCCGCCTCGTCGCCGGCGCTGCCGCCGGGTCGTCGCCTCGTGCCGCGCTCCGTCCGGCGCGCTGCGTCCGCCGCACGGCCGAGCCCGGATCATGCTCCGGGACCACCGCCGGGGCCTCGCGGCCGATGCGCCGATCCCGCTCGTCCGCTGGACTGGGAGCATGCCCCGACGCCCGTCCGCCCGCTCCCTCGCCGCCCTCCCGTTCGCCGGCGCCCTCGTCCTGGCCCTCGGCGGCTGCGGCGCCGCGAGCACGGTCGGCGGCATGACCAGCCCGGCCGACGCGCGCATCTACGCCACGACGGCGGACGCCGACGGACGCATCCCGGCGTGGATCCCCGCCGACGCGACCGACATCCGCATCAAGACCTCGCTGCGCGGCGAGGGCGCGATCCTCGGGTTCCGCTCCGGGACGCCGTCCGACCGGCTGGGCTGCGCCGCCGCGCCCGCCGACGCTCCCGCGCCCGCCGTGCAGGACACCTGGTGGCCGGATCCGTCGCCCGCCGCCGCCATGACGTGCGGCGACGGCTGGCTGGCCGCCGCCGACGGCGACGCCGTGCATGCATGGCTGCCGACCGGGTCCCCTGCGCTCGACCTCTGAGGCCGGGGCCGGACGCCACCCGCGCGGGAGGCGTCCGGCACCGACGTGGCTAGACCAGCGACTCCCGCCAGGCCGCGTGCAGCTGCGAGAACCGACCCGTGCCCTGGATGAGCGACTCGGGCGTCCCGTCCTCGACGATCCGGCCCTGCTCCATCACGAGCACGCGGTCGGCGATCGCGACCGTCGAGAGCCGGTGGGCGATGATGATGGCCGTCCGGTCCGCGAGCAGCGTCGTGAGGCCCTGCTGCACGAGCCGCTCGCTGGGGATGTCGAGCGAGCTCGTCGCCTCGTCGAGGATCAGCACCGCCGGGTCCGCGAGGAACGCGCGCGCGAACGAGACCAGCTGCCGCTGCCCCGCCGAGACGCGCCCGCCGCGCTTGTTCACGTCGGTGTCGTAGCCGTCGGGCAGGCTCGCGATGAACTCGTGCGCGCCCACCGCGCGCGCCGCCTCCTCGATCTCGCCGCGCGTCGCGTCGGGCTTCCCGATCGCGATGTTGTCCGCGACCGAGCCGGAGAAGAGGTACGCCTCCTGCGTCACCATGACGATGGCTCGGCGGAGGTCCTTCGGGTGCAGGTCGCGGAGGTCCACGCCGTCGAGCGCGACGCGGCCGGCGGACGGGTCGTAGAACCGGGAGATGAGCTTCGCGAGCGTCGTCTTGCCCGCCCCCGTGGATCCGACGAGCGCGATGGTCTGCCCCGCCGGCATGTCGAGGTCGAAGGTCGGGAGGATCGTCTTCCCCGTCCCGTAGCCGAACGCGACGCCCTCGAACGAGACGTGGCCCGTGGAGTGCCACAGGTCGACGGGCTGCACCGGGTCCGGCACGCTCGGCTCCTCCTCGAGCACGCCCGAGATCTTCTCGAGCGCGGCCGAGGCCGACTGGTAGCTGTTGTAGAACATGGCCATGTCCTGCGCGGGGCCGAAGAACTGGCGCGTGTAGAGCACGACCGCGAGCAGCGCGCCGATGCCGAGCTGGCCGTCCGCCACCCGCAGGCCGCCGACGAGCAGCACCACGGCCACCGTGATGTTGCCGATGAGGATGAGGCCCGGGTCGAAGACGCCGAACACCTGGATCACGCGCATGTTCGTGTCGCGGTACCCCTCGACGTGCTCGGAGAACTCGTCGGCGTTGCGCTTCTCCTTGCGGAACGCCTTCACCGCGCGGATGCCGGTCATGGTCTCCACGAAGTGCACGATGAGCCGCGCCGACTTCACGCGCGTCTGCCGGAACAGCGCCTGCGACTTGAGCGCGAACCAGAGGCTGAGGAAGAACAGCGGCACGAGCGCCGCGAGCAGCACGAGGCCGGAGACCCAGTCGAAGGAGAACAGCGCGATCGCGGTGAACGCCATGTACAGCGCGCCCTGCACGAGCTGGTTGATGCCGCCGTTGAGCAGCTCGCGGATGGAGTCGAGGTCGCTCGTCTGCCGGGAGATGATGCGGCCCGACGTGTAGGTCTCGTGGAACTCGAGGCTCAGCTTCTGGGTGTGCAGGAACATGCGCTTGCGGAGGTCGATGAGGATCTCCTGCGCGATGCGCGCCGACATCACCTGGTACTTCGCCACCAGCACGGCGCCCGTCACCGCGACGAGGACGTACGCCCCGATGACGAGCGCGAGCAGCGTGAAGTCGCCCGTGTCGAGCAGCGACGGCAGCGCGCGGTCGAGGCCCACGCCGATGAGCGCGGGGCCGGCCACGTTCGCGGCGGTCGCCACGAGGATCGTGGCGGCCGTGAGGATCAGCGTCCGCTTGACGGGCTGGACGGCGCTGACGAGCAGCCGCGTCGAGCGGCGGCGGATCTGCCTGCTCTCGGCGCGGGAGAAGTCGTCCCTCTCCTCGCCGGTGACTCCGGTGACGCTCATGCTGAGGCCTCCTCGCGCACGGTGTTCCCTTCCACGTCCAGGCTCGAGATGACGAACCGGTAGTGCTCGCTGGTGGCGAGCAGGTCGGAGTGCCGACCGACCGCGGTGATGCGGCCGTCCTGCATGAGCGCCACCCGGTCCGCGAGCATCACGGTCGAGGGGCGGTGCGCCACGATGAGCGCGGTGGTGGAGGCGAGCACGCGACGCAGCGCCGCCTCGACGAGCGCCTCCGTGTCGACGTCGAGCGCCGAGAGCGGGTCGTCGAGGACGAGCACCGAGGGCGCCGCGGCCACGGCGCGGGCGAGCGCGAGGCGCTGCCGCTGGCCGCCGGAGAGGCTGAGCCCCTCCTCGCCGACCGTCGTCTCGATGCCGTCCGGAAGGTCGCGCACGAAGCCCGCCTGCGCGATGTCGAGCGCCTCCTGCAGCACGCGCTCCGCCTCGGGACCGCCGTCGGCGAGGTCCGGTCGCCCGAGCAGCACGTTGTCGCGCACGCTCGAGGAGAACAGCGTCGCGTCCTCGAAGGCCATGGCGATCCGGCTGCGGAGCTCCTCGAGACGCAGGTCGCGGATGTCCACGCCGTCGAGCTCGATGCGGCCGCCCGTCACGTCGTAGAGCCGGGTGGTCAGGGCCGTGAGCGTCGACTTGCCGCAGCCCGTGACGCCCACGAGCGCCATGGTCTCGCCGGGCAGCAGCTCGAGGTCGATGCCGTCGACGAGGTCCGCCTGCCCCGCGGGAGCGTCCTGGTAGCGGAAGTGCGCGTCGCGGAAGACCAGGTGCCCGCAGGGACGGGCGATGGTCGCCGGCGCGTCGGGGTCCGTGATCGCGTCCTCCTCGTCCATCACCTCGAAGTAGCGGTCGATGGCCGTGCGCGCGTCGAAGGTCATCGACAGCAGGAAGCCGACGGACTCGATGGGCCAGCGCAGCACCGCGGCGGTCGCGAAGAAGGCCACGAGGTCGCCCACCGAGATCTGGCCGGCGGACGCGAGCAGCACGCCGCCGAGCAGCGCCAGGGCGAAGGTGATGTCCGGCACCAGCAGCAGCCACAGCCAGATGCCGGCGATGGCCTTCGCCTTCTTGATCTCGGTGCCGCGCAGCTCCTCCGCCTGCTCGGCGAACGCGTCGTGCATGTGCTTGCCGCGGCCGAACGCCTTGAGGACGCGGATCCCGTGCACCGACTGCTCGACGCTCGTCGCGAGGTCGCCGGACTGGTCCTGGCTGAGGCGGGCCACGGACGAGTACTTCTGCTCGAAGAGGTAGCCGTAGACCCAGAGGGGGATGGAGCAGACGAGGAAGCCGATGCCGAGACGCCAGTCGATGGAGACCAGGAACCCGATGCCCACCAGGATCGTGAGGATGTTCACGACGAACAGCACGAGCCCGAACGCCATCCACCGGCGGATGAGGTTGAGGTCGCTGACCATGCGGGACAGCAGCTGGCCGCTCTGCCACCGGTCGTGGAAGGCCACGGGCAGCCGCTGCAGCTTGCGGTAGAAGGCGTTGCGCATGTCCGCCTCCATCAGGGTGCCGGGCTTCAGCACGAACCAGCGGCGGAGCGCGATCATGGCGGCCTCGAGGATGCCGAGGCCCAGGATCAGGAGCACCGCGGGCACCACGGCCGCGCCGTCCCCGTCGCCGAGGGGTCCGTCGACGAGGCCGCGCAGGATCTGCGGGATGATCAGCGCCAGCAGCGAGCCGACGAGGGCGACCACCATGCCGGCGACGATGCTCGGCATGGCCGGGCGCGCGAACGGCAGGAGGCGCATCAGCACCGCGATGGTGCCGGGCCGGGGGCCGTGGCGATCGGAGGGGGGCGCGGCCTGGTCGGCGGGCGGTGTGCTGGGCACGAGGCGTTCCTTCGGTAGGCCCGATCCATGGCGGTCGGGCGGTGGTGCGGCGGCGGTCGGCGTCAGGACGCCGACGGCGAGGTCGTGGTGGAGCGGCGCGGTCATCCGGAGACGGCCTCGAGGGGAGCCGGCGGCGGGTGACGACGGCAGGCGGTGAGCACGACGGCGGGCACGAGACGCGCATGTCGGGACGGAGGGAGGCGGGTGGACCCGCGGCACGGATCCGGCGGGAGGTCGAGGCGTGGGCGGCGCCCTCCCGGCAACGTCTAGCGGGCGGTGCCCGGGCGGAGGCCGTGGAGGCGCACGCGGAGTGCGCCAGCGGAGGTCGAGTGCGTGCGTGCGTCTGTCGTCGATGTCGTGGTCATGACACCCTCCCTGGCTGCGTATGCGATTCACGTGTGGGCCGCACCGACCGGACCATGTGGATGTCCGCTCTAGGCAGCCTTTCAGGATACGCAGCGGGGTCGAGACGCACAAGAGCCCGCCGCGCATCTGAGGATGCGGGGCGGGCTCTCGTGCGAGGAGCGCACGGCGCGGGACGCGCGGCTCCGGTGGCCGGGATCAGCCGATGCGCACCGAGAGGCAGGTGACGCAGCCCTCGAGCTTCTCGAACTCGCTGATGTCGACGGTCACCACCTCGTATCCGAGGCTGCGGAGCAGATCCGCGGTCCGCGGGGCCGCCGCGGAGAGGAGCAGCGTGTGCTCGTCCAGCGCGACGACCGCGGTGCCCGCGGCCTCCGGCACCGGGAGGAACGAGGGGAAGAGGCGGGCGGCGTCGACCAGGGGCTCGTGGCCGATGACGGTCCCGTCCGGAAGCGCGGTCACCTGCGACTTGAGGTGCAGCGTCGAGGACACGGGGACCGCGACGACGGCGTAGCCGAGCGGACCCGCGATCTCCCGGAGGCGGCGGATGCCCGCGGCGTTCGTACGGGAGCTGCTGCCGACGTAGAGGGTGCTGCCGACCTCGAGCACGTCTCCCCCGTCAACCGTGGCGGGGAGGTCGATGGAGACGACGTCGAGACCGAGGTCGCCGAGGGCCTGCTCCACCCCCGGCCGCTCCCCGCGACGCGAGTCCGCCCCGGAGGTGAGCACGACCGCGGTGCCGCCCAGCACGACCACGGCGTCCTCGACGAAGACCGAGTCGGGGTTGGCGTCGGCCGGCGGGACCTCGCGCGTGGCCCATCCGTGCTCCTCCAGGGCGAGGACGTAGCGCTCCCACTGCTGGTCGGCGAGCTCCGCGTCGATGGGCTGCCGGTCCAGGTGCGTGAGCTCGCCATCGGCCAGATGCGAGGAGGGGATGCGCACCAGCGCCACCCGCTCGCGCGGGCGCTCCTCCGCGTCGCCGGACAGGCGCAGCCACAGTCGACGTCCGAGGAGCACCGACGCGAGGCTCACGCCGAGGACGAACATGAGGTTGAGACCGAGGATGGTCTCGAGGAGCGGGCCGACGATGTCACCCGTGAGCGGGGCTCCCTGTCCCATCGCGCCGACGAGGCTCCCCAGGACAGCGGCGACGACGGCGGCGAGCACGGAGCCGACGATCGCGCTCCACACGCGCCGGTAGGCGCCGACGCCCGCGAGCGCCGCCAAGAGGACGAAGGCGATGAGCGTGTGCACGGTCCAGTAGTCGAGGAGCGTGACCAGGACGGCGGCACCCGGCTGGTTGGCGCTGAAGAGCGTGAGCACGCTGAAGAGCAGGCCGAGGATGGCGGACACCCCCGCGGAGACCAGGGCAGCGGAAAGGGCGCGTCCAAGGGAGGTTCCCCCGCTGCGCGTCGTCAAAGCGGTGCGGGCCGACGGAGCGGTCGCGGCGGCGGATCCGGCGGATCGCCCCGAGCCGGCGGTCGGCGTGGTGGACGCCGAGGCGGGTGCGGCCGAGGTGCCCGCCTCGCTCGTCGGCTCCTGTGCATCGGGGACGGAGGAGCGGTGGTCGTCTGGGTCGTTCTCACGGGGATCGGTCACGACCCACGACCCTAATCCCCGGGCGCATGGCCTCGATGGGAACGACCTGGACGAAGGGACTGCATGAGGCGGTCCTCTGGCACGAGCCGCTCACACCTCTATACAGAGCCCGTTAACGCAGGAAGGCCCGTCGCACGAATGCGACGGGCCTTCCCGTTTACCCAAGTTAAGTCCGGCGGTGTCCTACTCTCCCACAGGGTCCCCCCTGCAGTACCATCGGCGCTGAGAGTCTTAGCTTCCGGGTTCGGAATGTGACCGGGCGTTTCCCTCTCGCTATGGCCGCCGAAACACCTCATACACACCCAAAAGGGCATGAAATCTGTGATGAATCGACCAGTCAAGCTGGTTGTTCAATTGATACCCGACCGTATATCGGGAACCACATAGTGGACGCAAGCAAAGTGTTTTCAAGATATCGGCTTATTAGTACAGGTCAGCTCCACGAGTCTTTAGTCCTCGCTTCCACATCCTGCCTATCAACCCGGTAGTCTAGCCGGGAGCCTTCACCCTAAAAGGGATGGAAATCTCATCTCGAAGCCGGCTTCCCGCTTAGATGCTTTCAGCGGTTATCCGTTCCGAACGTAGCTAATCAGCGGTGCTCCTGGCGGAACAACTGACACACCAGAGGTTCGTCCATCCCGGTCCTCTCGTACTAGGGATAGATCTTCTCAAATTTCCTACGCGCGCAGCGGATAGGGACCGAACTGTCTCACGACGTTCTAAACCCAGCTCGCGTACCGCTTTAATGGGCGAACAGCCCAACCCTTGGGACCTACTCCAGCCCCAGGATGCGACGAGCCGACATCGAGGTGCCAAACCATGCCGTCGATATGGACTCTTGGGCAAGATCAGCCTGTTATCCCCGAGGTACCTTTTATCCGTTGAGCGACAGCGCTTCCACAAGCCACTGCCGGATCACTAGTCCCGACTTTCGTCCCTGCTCGACTTGTCAGTCTCACAGTCAAGCTCCCTTGTGCACTTACACTCGACACCTGATTACCAACCAGGTTGAGGGAACCTTTGGGCGCCTCCGTTACTCTTTAGGAGGCAACCGCCCCAGTTAAACTACCCACCAGGCACTGTCCCTGAACCGGATTACGGTTCGAAGTTAGATATCCAGAGTGACCAGAGTGGTATTTCAACAATGACTCCACCCGAACTAGCGTCCGAGCTTCACAGTCTCCCACCTATCCTACACAAGCCACACCGAACACCAATACCAAGCTGTAGTAAAGGTCACGGGGTCTTTCCGTCCTGCTGCGCGTAACGAGCATCTTTACTCGTAGTGCAATTTCGCCGAGTTCGCGGTTGAGACAGCTGGGAAGTCGTTACGCCATTCGTGCAGGTCGGAACTTACCCGACAAGGAATTTCGCTACCTTAGGATGGTTATAGTTACCACCGCCGTTTACTGGGGCTTAAATTCTCAGCTTCGCACTTGCGTGCTAACCGTTCCTCTTAACCTTCCAGCACCGGGCAGGCGTCAGTCCGTATACATCGTCTTGCGACTTAGCACGGACCTGTGTTTTTAGTAAACAGTCGCTTCCCACTGGTCTCTGCGGCCTTCAAACGCTTCAGGAGTAAATCCCTACACGCCTCAGGCCCCCCTTCTCCCGAAGTTACGGGGGCATTTTGCCGAGTTCCTTAACCACGATTCTCTCGATCTCCTTAGTATTCTCTACCTGACCACCTGAGTCGGTTTGGGGTACGGGCGATTGGAACCTCGCGTCGATGCTTTTCTCGGCAGCATAGGATCACTGATTTCGTCCGTGAGGACTACCCATCGGGTCTCAGGCTACATAGAAGACGGATTTGCCTATCTTCTGCCCTACATCCTTAGACCGGGACAACCATCGCCCGGCTCAGCTACCTTCCTGCGTCACACCTGTTAATACGCTAAACGCCCCAGCGTAGGGTCGTGTGCTAGGCCAAGACCGTCACCCCGAAGGGATCGAATCAAGGATTCAGACACTTAGCATTACTGGATTGTCTTGGGCGGTTCTTCATCGGTACGGGAATATCAACCCGTTGTCCATCGACTACGC
It encodes the following:
- a CDS encoding S8 family serine peptidase; the protein is MPIHRDPLAPGRRRVLHATRPLAACALAFALVAAGTTTATADDAPTASVPVGAKDGSYLVTLRDQPAAAYDGTLDGLARTKVDPGARLDAQSDAVQRYSDHLTHLQDSAATAAGVTPTDRYSLTVDGFSAKLTAAQVQALAHDSRVLSVEPDRIMHPMSTPDSRFLGLEGDKGLWSKVGGVGEAGKGTVIGVLDTGIAPDNPSFAGTPLGTTPGADPYRDGSRIDFRKGDGTVFHGTCQTGDGFTADDCSTKIVGARAFEAGWAAGGSPIGPQEKVSPLDTAGHGSHTTSTAAGDAGVTATTGAVQETIAGIAPAAKIAAYKVCWGGPDLKKETDDGCATSDIVAGIEQATTDGVDVINMSLGGAGRPEDTFQRALLGAANAGVFVAASAGNSGPDAGTLSNPEPWITTVAASSVPDNYSGTVTLGSGAAFSGASVSVGSPVKGPLVRAADSGVKGATSPELCGDGTLDPAKVRGRIVLCDRGVVARVDKSAEVKRAGGIGMVLSNVKSDSEDLDLHSVPTVHLDADSHAAIDAYAAKAGATATLTKGNTTGVERPAPQVAGFSSRGPSEVVDGGDTIKPDVTAPGVGVLAAISDDGGKPAFAAYSGTSMSSPHIAGFGLVYLGVHPKASPAEVKSAIMTTATDTVGADGKPVTDPFAQGAGQIAPDRFLQPGLFYPSGAKDWAAYAAATGLALPHPVAPVAPSQLNLPSIGVGKLLGSTTVTRTVTSLTAGTWTASVQGVSQADVKVTPARLTFTAPGQTKSFQVRITAKRGAPSDTWSTGSLTWSGSAGTVRSPIAVRPTAVSAPATVGGTGTSGKVDVSVDAGITGKIPLTTAGLARGQLLGDGKTGHTGTVSTTEGDENKITVKAGEKALVLDAVPVDGASDLVMQLEKAGKTDDDRTLVTLQNTSSLSERIVVPAPAAGDYVVTVEAANLAGSAKSVDYDLTAYDVQGTGGEGAFAVSPASLPVTTGKKATYTASWSGLAAGASYVGVVGYGGSTASTIVDVTTPAASAAPAATTAPAITGTPDVGQTLTASTGTWTPQGVKLATQWLSGGTPIAGATGSTFRVTPAVAGTSLAVQVTATAPDGQTAVATSPTVTARAVATVHLQATRPQGTPSGGVHVQVSVTSAAAQAATGVVRVTVDGAEHDVPLDGSGNGCADLTGIAPGTHTVQAAYAGDHLVGAGTSRAQRIVVR
- a CDS encoding NADP-dependent isocitrate dehydrogenase, whose product is MEKIKVEGTVVELDGDEMTRIIWQSIKDTLIHPYLDIDLEYYDLGIEKRDETDDQITIDAANAIKKHGVGVKCATITPDEARVEEFGLKKMWRSPNGTIRNILGGTIFREPIIISNIPRLVPGWNKPIIVGRHAFGDQYRATDFRFEGEGTLTMTFTPKDGSEPQQFEVFQSPGSGVAMGMYNLDDSIRDFARASLSYGLARNYPVYLSTKNTILKAYDGRFKDLFQEVFEAEYAEQFAAAGLTYEHRLIDDMVAASLKWEGGYVWACKNYDGDVQSDTVAQGFGSLGLMTSVLTTPDGKVVEAEAAHGTVTRHYRQHQQGKPTSTNPIASIYAWTRGLAHRAKLDGNDALKTFADTLEDVVITTVESGKMTKDLALLVGPDQPYQTTEEFLASLADNLQARLA
- a CDS encoding GNAT family N-acetyltransferase, coding for MSDMTLEELSARTIVAANTLTLKPGQENYVAPVSHSIAEAYVNPTTAWPRVVVEDGEVVGFIMGNFDPEAHEEIFRSCIWRINVDADAQGHGVGRFAVLSLADEARSRGFDRLTVVWEPGEDGPEEFFTHVGFEVIGETQYGEAIGALAL
- a CDS encoding MGMT family protein — its product is MAVFTTPGEYTDRVLEVVAEIPAGRVMTYGDVAAVFGRRGARAVGMVMRYHGSGLPWWRVLRAGGHPPTGLADEARPRYEAEGTPLLDAPTDAGYRVDLEAARWFP